One window of the Eschrichtius robustus isolate mEscRob2 chromosome X, mEscRob2.pri, whole genome shotgun sequence genome contains the following:
- the KANTR gene encoding LOW QUALITY PROTEIN: KDM5C adjacent transcript (The sequence of the model RefSeq protein was modified relative to this genomic sequence to represent the inferred CDS: substituted 2 bases at 2 genomic stop codons), with protein MTPCSLLVLIIWILPPFFIVNLAGGLXILLMFSKIQLLVLLIFSIDFLFSVSXISALIFYDFFPSTKFGFCLF; from the exons ATGACCCCTTGCTCATTATTGGTATTAATAATTTGGATCTTACCTCCTTTTTTCATAGTTAACCTAGCTGGAGGTTTATAGattttattgatgttttcaaagatccaacttttggttttgttgattttctctattgatttcctgttttcagtttcatagatttctgctctaattt tttatgatttctttccttctactaaatttggattttgtttgttc